The nucleotide sequence GCACTCGCCTCGGCCGTGGCCCACGGGGCGGCCGCGGTGCAGTTGCCGGGCAGCGCCATGCCGACCCCGGCCGACCTCGATCCGTCCGCCGTCGTCACGACGGCGGATATCCCGCTGGACCGTGTGCTCAGGGAGCCCGCGTGACCGGCCGTCCCCACTCCCACCCCCCAATCCACACTCCGCCCGCCCGCCTCCCCCAGGGCGGCACCGCACACAAGGGAGCCGCGAGATGAGTGAGCTGATCACCGCGGATCTGGTCGACCTTGACCTGTCCGCCGACACCAAGGAAGCCGCCGCTCGGTCGCTCGCCGAACGCATGGTCGCGGCCGGCCGGGTCACCGACCTCGACGGCTTTCTCGCCGATGTGGCGGCGCGCGAGGAGCAGATGCCGACCGGCCTGGACGGCGGCATCGGCATACCCCACTGCCGCAGCGCACATGTCACCGAGCCGACCCTGGCCTTCGGGCGCAGCGCGGCCCGGATCGACTTCGGCGCGGCGGACGGGCCGGCCGATCTGATCTTCCTGATCGCCGCCCCGGCGGGCGCGGACAGCGACCATCTGACCATCCTGTCGAGCCTGGCGCGGCAGCTGATGAACGCCGACTTCACCGATGCGCTGCGCTCGGCCGACCGGCCCGAACGGGCGGCCGCGCTGATCCGCGGCGAGGAGCAGAGCGCACCCGTCGCCGAGGGGACGGAGGCCGAGCGAACGGGAGCCGCGCCGAAGGGGGCCGAGGAGCCCGCAGGAGCAGGTGAGCCCGGCGCTGCTGAGCCCGCCACCGCTGAGCCCGCCGCTGCTGAGGCCAGCGCCTCGGAGCCGGTGACCCCCTTCCGGATCGTCGCCGTCACGTCCTGCCCGACCGGTATCGCCCACACCTATATGGCCGCCGAGGCGCTGGAGAACGCCGGTCGCGAGGCCGGGGTCGAGCTGGTGGTCGAGACTCAGGGGTCGGCCGGATTCGACAAGCTTCCCGCGGCCACCATCGCCGCCGCCGACGCGGTGGTCTTCGCCCACGATGTGGAGGTCCGGGACAAGGCCCGCTTCGCGGGCAAGCCGACGGTGGACGTCGGAGTGAAGGCGGGCATCAACCGACCCGCCGAACTCATCGCCGAGGCGCGTGCGAAGGCCGCACGCGGCGAGGTCGGCGCACCGGCCGACGGCGCGGCGGGGCGCTCGGCGCCGATGGACGAGGACGGTCCCGCCGGTGACGGCTTCGGCACCCGGCTGCGCAAGTGGCTGATGACGGGCGTCAGTTACATGGTCCCGTTCGTCGCCGCGGGCGGTCTGCTGATCGCGCTCGCCTTCGCGATCGGCGGTTACGAGATCGCGAGTGCCAAGTCGGTGGCGGACCACTTCGTCTGGGCCGAGACCAGCAGCTGGGCTGCGCTGCTCTTCCAGATCGGCAGTGCGGCGTTCACCTTCCTGGTGCCGGTCCTGGCGGGCTATATCGCCTACGGCATGGCCGACCGGCCGGGTCTGGTCCCCGGCTTCGTGGGCGGCTACATCGCGACCACCATCAAGGCCGGATTCCTCGGCGGTCTGGTCGCGGGTCTGATCGCGGGCGCGGTCGTCATGGGCATCCAGCGATTCAAGGTCCCGGCGGCGCTGCGCGGCATCATGCCGGTGGTGGTGATCCCGCTGATCTCCTCGGCGATCGTCGGCGTCCTGATGTTCGTGGTGATCGGCAAGCCGATCGCCTCCGCGCAGGAGGCGATGACCGACTGGCTCAACGGCCTCTCCGGCGCCAACGCCATCGGTCTCGGCGTCCTCCTCGGCCTGATGATGTGCTTCGACCTCGGCGGTCCGGTCAACAAGGTGGCATACGCCTTCGCGACCGGCGGTATCGCGGTGTCGGACCCCTCCACCGGAAGCCTCAAGATCATGGCCGCGGTGATGGCCGCCGGTATGGTCCCGCCGCTGGCACTGGCCCTCGCCACCACCGTGCGCGGACGGCTGTTCACCAAGACCGAGCGGGAGAACGGAAAGGCCGCCTGGGTGCTGGGTGCCTCCTTCATCACTGAGGGCGCCATTCCGTTCGCCGCGGCGGATCCGCTGCGGGTGATCCCCTCGTCGATGGTGGGCGGTGCCGTCACCGGTGCGCTGTCGATGGCCTTCGACTGCACGCTGCGCGCCCCGCACGGCGGCATCTTCGTGGTCCCGCTGATCGGCGAGCCGTTCCTCTACCTGCTGGCCATCGTGGCGGGCACGGTGGTCTCGGCCGGTCTGGTGGTCTTCCTCAAGGGGCTGCGGAAGACGGCGGAGGCGGAGGCCACCGGCCAGGCGGGCGGCAAGGCCGCCCCGGGCGGTACCACCGAGGACGAGTCGAAGGTGGCGGTCGCGGCCTGACCGCATCTCAGCCCCCTGCCGGGTCCGGCGGCGCGCCCACGTCCATGGGCGGGCCGCCGGTCTCCGTGGGCAGATCCCCGGTCTGCGTGGGCAGGCCGCGCGAGGCGTAGTAGGCGCCGAGCGCGGCCTCGCCACCCGACCCCATGGCGGTCGCGATCCGCTGGAAGCGAGCCGACCGCAGATCACCGGCGGTGAAGACCCTCGGGTGCTGGCTCCCGGGAGGGCAGTACCCGGACCGGTCGGCGGCCACGGCCCCGGCCGGGGGCGCCGGGGCGCTGCCCAGGTTGAGGAAGGCGAGATCGGCCGTGAGGACCCGCCGCTCGCCCTCCACCGTCCGGACCTCGGCGGTGACCGGTGCCGAGGAGGGCCCCAACTCCAGCCGCCGCACGGCCACCAGCTCCACCCGCGAGTCCCGCCGGATCTCCTCGGTCTTGTAGGCGTCCTCGGGCGGATACGCCACCACAAAGCGGGTCCTCAGCTCCGGATGAGCCCGCGCCACGGTGCCCAGGGGCCGGTCCGCGCCCAGGACCAGCACCGTCCGGTCGTCGAACGCCGCCGGGTCCGCCTCCCACAGCGGTGGCAGCGCCCGGCCCGCCACGCCCCCGAGCCATCCCGCGCCCTCAGGACCCAGCGGCCCGACCCCCGTGGCGACGACCACATACGGAGCGGTCAGCCGCGCTCCGGGCCCCCGCGCGGGCCCCACCGGCGCCACGGGCTCGACCGAGACCTCGACGCGGTCGTCGAAGGCATCGATCAGCGTGGCGCGGCTGTCCAACTCCACCCGGCACAGATCACATCGCGCCAGATCGGCCTCGATCGCCGCTGCCAGATCCGGGCCGTTGGCGACTCCGAGGACATTGCTCACCACCGGGATGCGCCGCAGCGCCCCGCACACCGCGTCGCCCGACTCGATCAGCACCGAGCGCATCCCTACGCTCGCCGCCATCACGGCGGCGGCGCAGCCCGCCGGGCCACCCCCGACGATCAGCAGGTCGGTGTCCATGCGAAGCCCCCATTCTCTCCGTCTCTCCGGCCCGTTTCCCGCCCGGCCGAACGCTTCCTTCCCTCCGGCCGGGCGAGCAGCGGGCCGGATCAGCGGCTGTAAAGATCCCGGTACGCGGGGAAGACACCGCCCGGGCCGTCCACGGTCTCCGCCGCGAGCACCGCCTTGACCACCGCCCGGGTCAGCACATCCGCCCCGGCCGCCAGCACCTCGTTCAGCGCGCCGCTCTCCCGGTGCACCCCGAACGCCGGATCCTCGGAGCCCTCGGGGCCGCCCTCCGGTATCAGCGGCCGCCCGCAGGTGGCCAGGGCGAAGACCGTGTCGCCGTCGGAGAGCAGATGCACCGGCCGGACGGCCCGCGCCAAACCGTCATGCGCCGTACCCGCCAGCTTGTGCGCCTGGGCCCGGGTGAGCACGGCATCGGTGGCGACCACGGCCAGCGTGGTGTTCAGCGGAGGCCGCACCGACGCGGCCTGCCGCCGCTCCGATTCGGCCCGTGCGGCGGTCAGCCGGCGCATCGCCTCCGCGTGCTCGGCCGCACCGGGCCTGCGGGGCCCGCCCTCGTCCGACGGCGCGTAGTGCTCCCCGTACAGCACACCCGTACCGGGATCGACGACCGATCCCACGGCGTTGACCACCGCCAGCGCGGCCACCGTGACGCCGGACGGCAGCACCGTGGAGGCCGAACCGGTGCCGCCCTTGAGCCCACCGGCCACCGCGCCCGTGCCCGCCCCCACATTGCCCTGCGCGACCGGTGCCCCGGCCTCCGAACCGGCCGCCGCCTCGATCGCCTCGCGCCCCAGCGCGGCGTCCGGGCGGGCCCGCCAGTCGCCGCCCCGGCCCAGGTCGAAGAGGGCGGCGGCCGGGACCACCGGAACGACCTGCGCCGGATCGGGACCGACCCGGAAGCCCCGGCCGTGCTCCTCCAGCCAGGAGGCCACCCCCGAGGCGCTGTCGAGCCCGAACGCGCTGCCGCCGGTCAGCACGATGGCATCGACGCGCTGGACCAGATTCCTCGAATCGAGGGCATCGGTCTCCCGGGTACCGGGACCACCGCCGCGCACATCGACCGCGGCGATCGCACCGCCCTCGGGGGCCAGCACCACGGTCGTCCCGGTCAACCGGCCGCCACCGGACCGCCGGGCATGGCCCACCCGCAGTCCGTGGACATCCGTCAGGCCGTCGGCCGGACCGGTGGGGGTTGATTCGGAGTTTGTCCGCTCGGCATCCATGGAAGCTATGCGTAGCACGGGAAGCCATGGCATGGTCGGGTGCCGAGGCGCGAACCACTTCCTTGTCCGCCCGCCCGCGATCGCCGGCGAAGGCCCCAGGACGGGATGAGGACCTCTCATATAGAAGGCGTTCATCAGACGTTGATGGCGTGACAGCAGTCTGGACTGTATGCCGTTCGCCCCCGTCCGAAAGAAGACCGCCGTGCCCCGTACGTCTCGGACGGAGGAGCTCCCGACACTGGCCGCCGACGCTCGGCGGGCCGCCCGGGTCGCCCTCCGCTGGATCAGCGAGCCGGACTGCACCGAGGAGCTCACCCATGCCGAGCTGCTCGACCAGGCGGCGCGGGCCGCCGCCGCACTCACCCGGCTCGGCGTCCGCGCCGGGGACCGGGTGGCGGTCCATCTGCCGCTGGTGCCCGAGTCAGTGATCGCCACGCTCGCCTGCGGACGGCTCGACGTCGTCCGCGCCAGCCTCCCCGTGGGGCTGCGCCCGCATGAGCTGCGCGAGCGGATCAGGGAGGTCGACGCGAAGGTCGTCATCACTGCGGACGCCGGGCAGCACCGCGGGGAGCTGCAGCCGCTCAAGCGGCAGGTCGACCGGGCGCTGGCCGGCTGCCCCGGGGTGCGGTCCGTGCTGGTCGTCCACCGGCTCGCCTGCCCGGTGTCCTGGACGCCCGGGCGTGACCTGTGGTGGCACGACGAGCTCGGCCGATACACCGAGCCGCTGCCCGGGCCGTACTCTTGAGGCATGAACACCGCCCCTGCCCCTGGACCGCGCGATCCGGCCGCCGCGCTGATCTTCGACGATCCACTGGCGCAGCGGTCGTCGGACGATACGGACCACGGGTGGGGTGAGCGGGTTCCCGGCGGTGACAGCGCCGACGATGCCGCTGGTCTGGCCCGGTTCCTCGACGAGAAGCCGCCCCACCACCTCTGACGGGTCCCTAGGCGCTGGAGCCGCTGCCACCGTCGACGGCGGCGCCGCGCCGCGCCACCAGCTCGTCGCGGATCTGGCGCAGCAGAAGGATCTCCTCGGCCTCCGCGACGGCCTGCTCCTCCTCGGCCTTCGCCTCCTTGGCGGCCTTGCGCGCCAGATAGCGCGACATCGGCAGCACCATCAGGAAGTACACCACCGCCGCGGTGATCAGGAAGGTCAGCACTGCCGAGAGCACGCTTCCCCAGAGGATCGGAATGCCGTGGACGATATCGCCGGCGGCGTTGGTCTCGCAGGGCGCCTCGAGGCAGGAGCGGTACTTCTCGAGATCCTTCGTGCCGAAGGCTCCGACTATGGGGTTGATGAGGCCCTTCACTATCGAGTTCACGACGGCGGTGAAGGCGGCTCCGATGACGACCGCGACAGCCAGATCGATCACATTGCCGCGCATCAGGAAGGCTTTGAACCCTTCCATGACGCTCTTCTTCTCCTCGGTTACCTTCTCCTGACTCAACCCACTGCCTCTCTCTCGCCGCGTCGGTGCTGGAGCGGACGGTTCCGCAACCTACACCCGCAGGTGAGAGGGGCATCAGGGGAGTCGGGGGAGTCAGCAGCGGCATAGCGTCACCGCCAGTCGGGAGCCGGCCGCGGCCCCGGCCAGGGCGGTGGCGTCCGCTCGCGGAACCGTCAGCACCACCAGCGCCCCGCCGCCGTCCAGCGTGCTGCCTCCGTCCAGCGCCCCGCCGCCGTCACCGCTCGCATCCACCTCCGCACCGGCCTCCGGCGCACCGCTGTCGGTCCCACCGTCCGCCGAGCGGCCGCCCGCCGCGGGGCCGCTCCTGGATCCCGGCACCTCGGCCACCCGGACCCCACGTGCGACCACCCGTGCCGTGGCACCGGACGACCCGGTCCGTGCGGCGTCCGGGAGCGGGGTGGCCAGCACATCCACCCGGTCGCCGGGGTGCAGCAGCCGCACCGCAGCCGCGTCGGCGATCCGGACCGGCGCCGACACCATGGCGGGGCGCGGGCCGCCCCGCCGCTCCTCGCCCGCCGGAGCGGGCGCCCGCGAGGACTCCGCATCCGTGTGGCCCCGGCCGGGCGGTGCCGCGGCCGCGAGTGCGGCGGCCGTCAGCGCCAGCCCGGCCGCCATCGCGCGGCGCCGCCGCCGCACGGCCCGCCGCAGCCGGAATCCGCCGGAGCGCTCGGTGCGCACCGGATCGAAGCGGGGCACCGCGCGGGCCGGGGGAGCGGAGCGGGGTAACGCGAGGGTGGGGGACGGATGGGACATGGCACATCACCGCCTGCCGTGAGGGACCGAGTGCTTCTGGCCCCCTCACCATGCCCGCCCCCACCCGATCCCGCTCGGGCCTGTGGACGGCCACCGGGCTGTGGACAACTCGGTCACCCAGGCGAGCGACACCCGCCCCACAGTGGCCGCCGTGCGCGTCTACCCGTCCACCCCGCACCGCCCCTACGGAAGCTCTATCCCCAGGTCCCAGCCGTCGTGGGCGTGGGTGCACAGGCAGTCCCGCGCGGAGGTCTCCGGCAGCTTGCCCACCGCGTCGAAGAGCACCTCACGCAGTCGGCCCACGTTCTCCCCGAAGACCTTCAGCACCTCGGTGTGGGTGACGCCCTCACCGGTCTCCACTCCCGCGTCCAGGTCGGTGACCAGCGTCAACGACGTGTAGCAGAGCCCCAGTTCACGGGCGAGCACCGCCTCCGGGTGGCCCGTCATGCCGACCACCGACCAGCCCTGCGCCGCATGCCAGCGCGATTCGGCCCGGGTGGAGAAGCGCGGCCCCTCGATCACGCACATCGTCCCGCCGTCCACCGGCTCCCAGCCGCGTCCGCGCGCCGCGTCCACGGCCGCGTTCCGCCCCACCGGGCAGTACGGGTCGGCGAAGGTGGTGTGCACCACGTTCGGAATCCGGCCGTCCGGCAGCGGCTCGCCGTCGAAGTAGGTCTGCGTACGCGCCTTCGTGCGGTCCACCAGCTGGTCGGGGACGAGCAGCGTTCCGGGTCCGTGCTCCGGCCGCAGCCCGCCCACCGCGCACGGGCCGAAGACCTGCCGCACCCCGAGCGAGCGCAGGGCCCAGAGGTTGGCGCGGTAGTTGATGCGGTGCGGCGGCAGATGGTGCTTGCGGCCGTGCCGCGGGAGGAAGGCGACCCGTCGCCCCTCGATGTCGCCGAGGACGAGCGAGTCGCTCGGCGCCCCATAGGGAGTCTCCACAGTGATCTCGGTCACGTCGTCGAGGAACGTGTAGAACCCCGATCCCCCGATGACCCCTATGTCTGCTTGCCTGCTGGTCTCGACCATGCGATCACCCTAGCCACCCGCGTCCGCACGAACGACACCCCGCCTCCTCCCGGTGGAGGCGGCGGGGTGCCGATGAAGCCGAAGAGAGGTGGCCGGGTCAGGCGGCCGAACTCGACGACGAAGACGACGAAGACGAGGAGGACGCCGAGGACGACGAAGACCCCGACGACGAAGACGTCGAGGAGGAGGACGAGGAAGAAGAGTCCGAGGACGAAGACGAGGAAGACGACGAGTCGGAGCTGTCGCTCTTCGCCGCCGACTTGCTGGAACCGCCGCTCGTGCTGCTGGAAGAGGAGCGGCTGTCGTTCCGGTAGAACCCGGAGCCCTTGAACACGATGCCGACCGCGGAGAACACCTTCTTCAGGCGTCCCTCGCAGTTGGGGCACTCGGTGAGCGCGTCGTCGGTGAACTTCTGCACCGCCTCGAGGCCCTCGCCGCACTCGGTGCACTGGTACTGGTAGGTCGGCACGTTCTTCCTCCTGGCACTCTCACTCAATGAGTGCTAACGACGCTCCATAGTGCAGTATTCCTGCGCGTCAGTCCACTGGGACGGGATATACGGTGATCGAACCCACCGTCCGAGGC is from Streptomyces hygroscopicus and encodes:
- a CDS encoding peptidase S58 DmpA; translation: MDAERTNSESTPTGPADGLTDVHGLRVGHARRSGGGRLTGTTVVLAPEGGAIAAVDVRGGGPGTRETDALDSRNLVQRVDAIVLTGGSAFGLDSASGVASWLEEHGRGFRVGPDPAQVVPVVPAAALFDLGRGGDWRARPDAALGREAIEAAAGSEAGAPVAQGNVGAGTGAVAGGLKGGTGSASTVLPSGVTVAALAVVNAVGSVVDPGTGVLYGEHYAPSDEGGPRRPGAAEHAEAMRRLTAARAESERRQAASVRPPLNTTLAVVATDAVLTRAQAHKLAGTAHDGLARAVRPVHLLSDGDTVFALATCGRPLIPEGGPEGSEDPAFGVHRESGALNEVLAAGADVLTRAVVKAVLAAETVDGPGGVFPAYRDLYSR
- a CDS encoding acetate--CoA ligase — encoded protein: MPFAPVRKKTAVPRTSRTEELPTLAADARRAARVALRWISEPDCTEELTHAELLDQAARAAAALTRLGVRAGDRVAVHLPLVPESVIATLACGRLDVVRASLPVGLRPHELRERIREVDAKVVITADAGQHRGELQPLKRQVDRALAGCPGVRSVLVVHRLACPVSWTPGRDLWWHDELGRYTEPLPGPYS
- a CDS encoding 5'-methylthioadenosine phosphorylase — translated: MVETSRQADIGVIGGSGFYTFLDDVTEITVETPYGAPSDSLVLGDIEGRRVAFLPRHGRKHHLPPHRINYRANLWALRSLGVRQVFGPCAVGGLRPEHGPGTLLVPDQLVDRTKARTQTYFDGEPLPDGRIPNVVHTTFADPYCPVGRNAAVDAARGRGWEPVDGGTMCVIEGPRFSTRAESRWHAAQGWSVVGMTGHPEAVLARELGLCYTSLTLVTDLDAGVETGEGVTHTEVLKVFGENVGRLREVLFDAVGKLPETSARDCLCTHAHDGWDLGIELP
- a CDS encoding mechanosensitive ion channel protein → MSQEKVTEEKKSVMEGFKAFLMRGNVIDLAVAVVIGAAFTAVVNSIVKGLINPIVGAFGTKDLEKYRSCLEAPCETNAAGDIVHGIPILWGSVLSAVLTFLITAAVVYFLMVLPMSRYLARKAAKEAKAEEEQAVAEAEEILLLRQIRDELVARRGAAVDGGSGSSA
- a CDS encoding PTS lactose transporter subunit IIC, whose amino-acid sequence is MSELITADLVDLDLSADTKEAAARSLAERMVAAGRVTDLDGFLADVAAREEQMPTGLDGGIGIPHCRSAHVTEPTLAFGRSAARIDFGAADGPADLIFLIAAPAGADSDHLTILSSLARQLMNADFTDALRSADRPERAAALIRGEEQSAPVAEGTEAERTGAAPKGAEEPAGAGEPGAAEPATAEPAAAEASASEPVTPFRIVAVTSCPTGIAHTYMAAEALENAGREAGVELVVETQGSAGFDKLPAATIAAADAVVFAHDVEVRDKARFAGKPTVDVGVKAGINRPAELIAEARAKAARGEVGAPADGAAGRSAPMDEDGPAGDGFGTRLRKWLMTGVSYMVPFVAAGGLLIALAFAIGGYEIASAKSVADHFVWAETSSWAALLFQIGSAAFTFLVPVLAGYIAYGMADRPGLVPGFVGGYIATTIKAGFLGGLVAGLIAGAVVMGIQRFKVPAALRGIMPVVVIPLISSAIVGVLMFVVIGKPIASAQEAMTDWLNGLSGANAIGLGVLLGLMMCFDLGGPVNKVAYAFATGGIAVSDPSTGSLKIMAAVMAAGMVPPLALALATTVRGRLFTKTERENGKAAWVLGASFITEGAIPFAAADPLRVIPSSMVGGAVTGALSMAFDCTLRAPHGGIFVVPLIGEPFLYLLAIVAGTVVSAGLVVFLKGLRKTAEAEATGQAGGKAAPGGTTEDESKVAVAA
- a CDS encoding FAD-dependent pyridine nucleotide-disulfide oxidoreductase; the encoded protein is MDTDLLIVGGGPAGCAAAVMAASVGMRSVLIESGDAVCGALRRIPVVSNVLGVANGPDLAAAIEADLARCDLCRVELDSRATLIDAFDDRVEVSVEPVAPVGPARGPGARLTAPYVVVATGVGPLGPEGAGWLGGVAGRALPPLWEADPAAFDDRTVLVLGADRPLGTVARAHPELRTRFVVAYPPEDAYKTEEIRRDSRVELVAVRRLELGPSSAPVTAEVRTVEGERRVLTADLAFLNLGSAPAPPAGAVAADRSGYCPPGSQHPRVFTAGDLRSARFQRIATAMGSGGEAALGAYYASRGLPTQTGDLPTETGGPPMDVGAPPDPAGG
- a CDS encoding FmdB family transcriptional regulator: MPTYQYQCTECGEGLEAVQKFTDDALTECPNCEGRLKKVFSAVGIVFKGSGFYRNDSRSSSSSTSGGSSKSAAKSDSSDSSSSSSSSSDSSSSSSSSTSSSSGSSSSSASSSSSSSSSSSSAA